One Telluria mixta DNA window includes the following coding sequences:
- a CDS encoding TonB-dependent receptor — MNRHAVRLALTTTVAAAGVPETCRAQDVMPVVTVTAQSRTQEIQNVPIAVQTLAGSALKDVGVVNLADLDAFVPGLSVEPLQSTRPIIFLRGVGTLDYGIGTDSPVGIFTDSVYVGKTGGSLLNFNDVKRIEVLKGPQGTLFGRNAAAGVISIVTNDPVERIEASGLVRVGTRGAVHTELLYNTPLAEGLALRISAIDQRDNGWVRNTFDGKRMGDDGERGVRATVRWRRDDSDAILGWEHGVMRVSGPPVFSLTGGKIDFGGPATWVDPRKQPLASDAVPNAQSRTFDGLTLRVTTPLRHATLSSITAYRHFNTQNWQDNDGSVNPAAYIGIGNVESNSTWQQEFKLSGQTGALDWVGGVSAYRERATQTQHVDLTTLSLDTLIRHAAGSAPYATLTSLAQGIGRATGNAALQGLSLAGLPWRESIHDKGEYRAYAVYGDLLWHLDPVTNLTVGGRFTHDDKRFSWYNPPRIASELDARLAVMQQAQLFPTAVALKLLTPQQAASLQAVVARNVEFNNAVASTRPFPASRSWNNFSPRIVLDRHLTPDHMVYGSWSKGYLAGGFDSLGVNGYYDEELVTNTEIGIKGRVRALGLSYDASIFHYAYTNLQSLTLVPSNAGAGVPSYQVVNSDQRATGAELGAQWTLNRIWRLNGALAYLDQTYAHYVSPGGVRLDGQPAGAPRLSASAGASARWPLWNGTADFNVMLGYMGERRCNADTRAQGTCNPGGSVDTGAAREKVDVRLGWSAPSGNWGVGMVVTNFTNRQYVAISTLGSVVGSPYSYVTKPRTIALELRGRL; from the coding sequence ATGAACAGGCATGCCGTCCGGCTTGCACTGACCACGACGGTTGCGGCGGCGGGCGTGCCGGAAACCTGTCGCGCCCAGGATGTCATGCCGGTGGTCACAGTCACCGCGCAGAGCCGGACCCAGGAAATCCAGAACGTGCCGATCGCCGTGCAGACGCTGGCCGGCAGCGCGCTCAAGGATGTCGGCGTGGTCAACCTCGCCGACTTGGACGCGTTCGTCCCCGGCTTGTCGGTCGAGCCATTGCAATCCACCCGTCCAATCATCTTCCTGCGTGGCGTCGGCACCTTGGACTATGGCATCGGCACGGACTCGCCGGTCGGCATCTTTACCGACTCCGTGTACGTCGGCAAGACCGGGGGATCGCTGCTGAACTTCAATGACGTCAAGCGGATCGAGGTATTGAAAGGTCCGCAGGGCACGCTGTTTGGACGCAATGCGGCAGCCGGCGTCATCTCCATTGTCACCAATGATCCGGTCGAGCGGATCGAAGCGAGCGGACTGGTCCGGGTCGGCACCCGCGGCGCGGTCCATACCGAGCTGCTCTACAACACCCCGCTGGCCGAAGGTTTGGCACTGCGCATCTCGGCGATCGACCAGCGCGACAACGGATGGGTCCGGAACACCTTCGACGGGAAGCGCATGGGCGACGACGGTGAACGGGGCGTGCGCGCCACCGTGCGCTGGCGGCGCGACGACAGCGACGCCATTCTCGGCTGGGAACACGGGGTGATGCGTGTGTCCGGCCCGCCGGTGTTTTCCCTCACGGGCGGGAAGATCGATTTCGGCGGGCCCGCGACATGGGTCGATCCGCGCAAGCAGCCGCTGGCCTCCGATGCCGTGCCCAATGCGCAGTCGCGCACCTTCGACGGCCTCACTCTGCGTGTGACGACGCCGCTGCGCCATGCGACACTGAGCAGCATCACCGCCTACCGCCACTTCAATACGCAGAACTGGCAGGATAACGACGGCTCGGTGAATCCGGCAGCGTATATCGGCATCGGCAACGTCGAATCGAACTCGACCTGGCAGCAGGAGTTCAAGCTGAGCGGCCAGACCGGCGCGCTCGACTGGGTGGGCGGCGTCAGCGCCTATCGCGAGCGCGCCACCCAGACGCAACACGTCGACTTGACCACGCTTTCGCTGGACACGCTGATTCGTCATGCGGCCGGCAGCGCGCCCTATGCCACGCTGACCAGCCTGGCCCAGGGCATCGGCCGCGCCACCGGCAACGCGGCGCTGCAAGGGCTGAGCCTCGCCGGCCTGCCGTGGCGCGAGAGCATCCACGACAAGGGCGAGTACCGCGCGTATGCCGTATATGGCGACCTGCTCTGGCATCTTGACCCTGTCACCAACCTGACCGTCGGCGGCCGCTTCACGCACGACGACAAGCGCTTCAGCTGGTACAACCCACCGCGTATCGCCAGCGAGCTCGACGCTCGCCTCGCGGTCATGCAGCAAGCGCAGCTGTTTCCGACCGCTGTCGCCCTGAAACTGCTGACCCCGCAACAGGCCGCATCGCTGCAGGCCGTCGTGGCACGCAATGTCGAGTTCAACAACGCCGTAGCGAGCACCAGGCCGTTCCCGGCATCGAGGAGCTGGAACAACTTCAGCCCGCGTATCGTCCTGGACCGGCACCTGACGCCGGACCACATGGTGTACGGCTCGTGGAGCAAGGGCTATCTGGCCGGCGGTTTCGATTCCCTCGGCGTGAACGGCTACTACGACGAGGAACTGGTGACGAATACCGAGATCGGCATCAAGGGGCGGGTGCGTGCGCTGGGCCTGTCCTACGACGCGTCGATCTTCCATTACGCCTACACCAACCTGCAAAGCCTGACCCTGGTGCCGTCCAACGCCGGCGCCGGCGTGCCCAGCTACCAGGTCGTGAACAGCGACCAGCGCGCCACGGGCGCCGAGCTGGGCGCGCAGTGGACGCTCAACCGGATCTGGCGCCTGAACGGTGCCTTGGCCTACCTCGACCAGACTTATGCGCACTACGTGTCGCCGGGTGGGGTCAGGCTGGACGGCCAGCCGGCCGGCGCGCCGCGCCTGAGTGCCAGTGCCGGCGCCAGCGCGCGCTGGCCGCTGTGGAACGGGACGGCGGATTTCAACGTGATGCTCGGCTACATGGGTGAGCGGCGCTGCAATGCCGACACGAGGGCGCAGGGGACGTGCAACCCCGGCGGCAGCGTCGATACCGGGGCGGCGCGCGAGAAAGTCGATGTGCGTCTTGGGTGGTCGGCGCCGTCCGGCAACTGGGGCGTGGGCATGGTCGTGACGAACTTCACCAACCGGCAATATGTAGCGATCAGTACGCTGGGTTCGGTCGTGGGCTCGCCTTACAGCTATGTGACCAAGCCGCGCACGATCGCGCTCGAACTGCGTGGACGGCTGTAA